Proteins encoded in a region of the Penaeus vannamei isolate JL-2024 chromosome 30, ASM4276789v1, whole genome shotgun sequence genome:
- the Pi4KIIIalpha gene encoding phosphatidylinositol 4-kinase alpha isoform X1 — translation MTVDDRSFFSKCVVQLARTLAKIKPTPQDKVEKLLSLCPGESHGGVYRVDQRGQDAVVALGVYFLESGLQHEALILQYLLRLLRALPKAVWLDEKKINLTDRIPVAERFSFLLTTLLSDVAAQSETVRDEIINTQIEVLSTLTNGIIRNVRDDQLRSSNAKISLCRGTIPVLLGLARALGRSTSGNPLFLRIFPAPTIPTPVPAETTQMAKKKSFSNFRPIIPRSLSSTLPSCPDVVSLVSVDSDRDIGLRVPGGAPNKRPSLQSQQSVPYDPKVYFFQKYGSSFGASLPQVAQYDHTLIFPVQHLQTVLANAKKLLAKEVLAVLDEVSREVFSSGQIKMFPYRTLRETINLVMVTLLRELLAYQKDLPVPFTRDVQDFVKSLYLSGQTELAGQQQESGEKDDPAVKTQAVNTFRINVQANAACVDLLVWAIADESESDQGSELSFLLSVFTNHLQMQDVDGNTDAESLCNRLTEKLNLPHGHRLVLAHMPLLLVCLEGLGKLANKFPNIAGTSINYLQDFLVSPSPILLKLHRQQSDFLTPQQGNLTVKVTGDGANRPVSATATAFEKLRDAAIENLCVALKAGLTVDPSTVLAFISSISGREKAGHDRLPESDNIVISHTVVVALGHVAVALKDSPRTTETILHQCLLQRFCRPPSILDTLIVDQLGCMLLAKNDPKVCDEIMEQFSKIILEASSGTYGVGAGQDQRMKQYRHVATAVHNALANIAANIQGEAEMDKLVMRLLELFVKLGLAAKQNSEKHPAVLKASSSAGNLGVLIPVIAVLVRRLPPIKEPKPRLLKLFRDFWLFCIVMGFTQQESGLWPAEWYMAVCDIAVTSPQLLSRTQHRSEMKELYYTYAVRDESVSVGELGELRQQILSLLEHPTDVTPVVNKLSFAQCIYVLSVYRVEALRVRSSTETSFMPMFEYLLDPAIQNDKCDMWTCINRVSEKVFNIFLEQVSHQPRDERQEKLLVLHAQFLLTHFNHTQAQIRRVADKLLSKLVDRFPQLLWNGNVLRTLLDILQVLGYSLQLDPNDANPTIPIPDTPFSITLMDTLEYRERTVSDFAARCQGILQEAMKWAPEATRSHLQNYQTHIDQSNLTSHSGLALATQSVMQYAGLGTPTHMSHTATMDKRNKGVTDLTSSFMKSLSLRTHYQGEISGLLLMVRDEIQREQLIAKLLGDIKVACEKKKEVDFRQGLWRATGLMIFSEGINRRLLRHICSACLDMFTEDAMENSVACWQWILSARHDMTLPFMQEMITAWQESVARRLGLFSRQIDEVNPLAAYEGCNLEPRVPQVGPHDIWIKFISERIEIAKYDSDAQVAMFACMFHRTLHMTVGNPDSKINRHIGAIGTRFRLLSCALALIQGDTIPKSLSKNVLRERIYCACLDYFCAARGCPTQRPACLQEDINALLNFWNALHADKKYLKTSVIGDFTSYQYGGGASLSPSMASDLRSTSGEFVVNNAGWINTVPLSSNTSTLSKRSNRSKRMVNPDVYVKDYLKKRALILSLLAVEIQALKVWLQPPQPTGQGGEVTTPQEEALVKWLSGGFNSQKAWSGNTNLAWSISPALAVYLSTRIHNVQGLDTEISNLVRENPIAVSHLGEALQYLATSENILSDIPELNYMLTWAPVPPVKALAYFSRQYPPHPLTAQYAVRVLSNYPADTILFYIPQLTQSLRYDTMGYVGEFIKYAGKKSQLLCHQLIWNMQTNKFRDEEGHEKDVDLFEVFENLEKSLISQFAGTAKQFYEREFDFFGKVTNISAIIKPYPKGIERKKACLEALKAIKVEPGCYLPSNPESVILDIDRNSGTPMQSAAKAPYLARFKVRRCGIKELEKQGMAVSSGQEVDVNIGPEVWQAAIFKVGDDVRQDMLALQVISIFKNIFQTVGLDLFLFPYRVVATSPGCGVIECVPNAKSRDQLGRSTDTGMYEYFISVYGDENSHAFQQARSNFVKSMAAYSLVGFLLQIKDRHNGNIMLDTAGHIIHIDFGFMFESSPGGNLGFEPDIKLTQEMVMIMGGKVEAAPFRWFVELCIKGYLAVRPYREAIVSLVSLMLDTGLPCFRGQTIRQLRTRFTPLATEKEAAEYMLSIIQHSCLNWRTRAYDRLQYHQNQIPY, via the exons atgaCTGTGGACGACCGGTCTTTCTTCAGCAAGTGTGTGGTCCAGCTGGCTCGCACTCTGGCCAAAATAAAGCCAACGCCACAAGATAAG GTTGAGAAGCTCTTATCCCTCTGTCCGGGGGAGAGCCATGGAGGAGTTTACCGTGTGGACCAACGAGGACAAGATGCTGTGGTTGCACTAGGAGTGTATTTTCTTGAGTCTGGCCTGCAGCATGAGGCCTTAATCCTTCAGTACCTTCTCCGACTGCTTCGAGCTCTCCCGAAGGCTGTATGGCTGGATGAAAAGAAAATCAACTTGACAGATC GCATACCAGTTGCTGAGCGTTTCAGCTTCTTGCTCACAACGCTTCTGAGTGATGTTGCAGCACAAAGTGAGACTGTGCGCGACGAGATTATCAATACACAAATCGAGGTTTTGTCAACCCTGACAAATGGAATCATTAGGAATGTGCGAGATGACCAACTACGGTCAAGTAATGCCAAGA TATCCCTGTGCCGTGGGACAATACCAGTTTTATTGGGCCTGGCCCGTGCCCTAGGCAGATCTACATCGGGAAACCCTCTGTTTCTGCGCATCTTCCCAGCTCCAACCATCCCAACACCTGTGCCTGCGGAGACAACACAGATGGCGAAGAAGAAAAGCTTCAGTAACTTTCGTCCCATCATTCCAAGGTCATTGTCGTCCACCTTGCCCTCCTGTCCTGACGTGGTTTCACTCGTCAGTGTAGATAGCGACCGGGACATTGG TTTACGAGTCCCTGGAGGAGCCCCAAACAAACGACCCTCACTGCAGTCTCAACAGTCTGTTCCCTACGATCCGAAGGTGTACTTCTTTCAGAAATATGGATCCAGCTTTGGGGCAAGCTTGCCTCAGGTTGCCCAGTATGATCACACATTAATTTTCCCAGTGCAGCATCTACAA ACTGTTCTAGCCAATGCAAAGAAGCTCTTGGCAAAAGAAGTACTGGCAGTACTTGATGAGGTATCACGTGAAGTTTTCAGCTCTGGGCAGATCAAGATGTTCCCATACAGGACTCTGCGAGAGACCATTAACTTGGTCATGGTAACACTCTTAAGGGAACTTCTGGCTTATCAGAAAG ACTTGCCGGTGCCATTTACAAGAGATGTCCAAGACTTTGTGAAGAGCCTCTACCTGTCTGGGCAGACTGAACTTGCAGGACAGCAACAGGAATCAGGGGAGAAGGATGACCCTGCTGTGAAGACTCAAGCTGTTAACACATTTAGGATCAACGTTCAGGCGAATGCTGCTTGTGTTGATCTGTTGGTATGGGCTATTGCTGATGAGTCTG AGTCAGACCAGGGCTCAGAGCTCTCATTCCTTCTGTCAGTTTTCACAAATCATCTCCAGATGCAAGATGTTGATGGTAACACAG ATGCCGAGAGCCTCTGTAATCGACTGACAGAAAAGCTCAACCTTCCTCATGGCCATCGACTGGTTTTAGCTCACATGCCACTCCTTCTGGTATGCTTAGAG GGTTTGGGAAAGCTAGCGAACAAGTTTCCAAATATTGCCGGGACCAGCATAAATTACCTGCAGGACTTCCTTGTCAGTCCATCGCCAATTCTTCTCAAACTGCACCGTCAGCAGTCCGATTTCTTAACTCCCCAGCAAGGCAATTTGACTGTCAAAG TAACTGGTGATGGGGCAAACAGACCAGtctcagccacagccacagccttTGAGAAGCTGAGAGATGCTGCTATTGAGAACCTGTGTGTGGCTCTGAAGGCAGGTTTAACAGTGGACCCTAGCACAGTATTAGCCTTCATATCCTCCATATCTGGAAGGGAAAAGGCTGGACATGATCGTCTTCCTGAAAG CGACAACATTGTGATCTCTCATACGGTGGTAGTAGCATTGGGCCATGTGGCAGTGGCACTGAAGGACTCACCCCGCACCACAGAAACCATCCTGCACCAATGTCTCCTCCAGCGCTTCTGTCGACCACCATCCATCCTCGATACCCTAATTGTTGATCAGCTAGGGTGCATGCTTCTGGCTAAGAATGAT CCTAAAGTGTGTGATGAGATCATGGAACAGTTTAGTAAGATCATCCTAGAGGCAAGCAGCGGGACATATGGTGTAGGTGCAGGCCAAGACCAGCGCATGAAACAATATAG GCATGTTGCTACTGCAGTCCACAATGCTCTAGCAAATATTGCAGCAAATATTCAAGGTGAAGCTGAAATGGACAAGCTAGTCATGCGACTTCTAGAACTATTTGTGAAGCTGGGTTTGGCAGCCAAACAAAATTCAGAAAAGCATCCTGCAGTCTTGAAG GCATCAAGTAGTGCAGGGAACCTTGGTGTGCTCATCCCCGTGATTGCCGTGTTGGTTCGCCGTCTTCCGCCAATCAAAGAGCCAAAACCTCGTTTGCTGAAGTTGTTCCGAGACTTCTGGCTTTTCTGCATTGTGATGGGCTTCACTCAGCAGGAATCAG GGTTATGGCCTGCTGAATGGTACATGGCTGTGTGTGATATTGCCGTCACATCTCCTCAGCTACTGTCTCGAACCCAGCATCGCTCAGAAATGAAAGAGCTCTATTATACTTATGCAGTTCGTGATGAGTCAGTGTCAGTG GGAGAATTAGGGGAACTACGACAACAAATCCTCAGTCTCCTCGAGCATCCTACAGATGTCACCCCAGTTGTCAACAAGTTATCTTTCGCCCAGTGCATTTATGTGCTGTCTGTATATCGAGTAGAAGCTCTCAG AGTAAGGAGCTCTACGGAGACAAGTTTTATGCCAATGTTTGAGTACCTGCTGGACCCAGCCATCCAGAACGACAAATGTGATATGTGGACTTGCATCAACAG agtgagtgagaaagtattCAACATATTCCTTGAGCAAGTGAGTCACCAGCCTCGAGATGAAAGGCAAGAAAAGCTCCTGGTGCTCCATGCGCAGTTTCTTCTGACACACTTCAACCATACCCAGGCACAAATCAGGCGTGTGGCTGACAAGCTGCTGTCAAAACTTGTTGACAG GTTCCCGCAGCTCCTGTGGAATGGCAATGTGTTGCGGACACTCCTAGACATTCTGCAGGTGCTGGGCTACTCTCTCCAGCTAGACCCTAATGATGCTAACCCAACTATTCCTATTCCTGATACACCTTTTAGCATCACGCTTATGGATACTCTTGAGTACAGGGAG AGAACTGTGAGCGACTTTGCAGCGCGTTGCCAAGGTATCCTTCAAGAGGCTATGAAATGGGCTCCAGAGGCAACACGCTCCCACCTGCAGAACTACCAGACACACATCGATCAGTCCAATTTAACATCGCACTCTGGCTTGGCCCTTGCTACTCAGTCAGTCATGCAATATGCGGGTCTTGGGACTCCTACACACATGAGCCAT ACTGCAACCATGGACAAGCGTAACAAAGGTGTGACagacctcacctcctccttcatgAAGTCGTTAAGCCTGAGAACACACTATCAGGGTGAGATATCAGGGTTGCTTCTCATGGTGAGAGACGAGATTCAACGAGAACAGCTGATCGCCAAGCTCCTAGGTGACATCAAGGTGGCttgtgagaagaagaaggaggtagactTCAGACAGGGACTCTGGAGGGCAACTGGGCTTATGATTTTCTCAGAAG gtATCAACCGCAGGCTTCTTCGTCACATTTGCTCTGCTTGCCTAGACATGTTCACAGAAGATGCCATGGAAAACAGCGTGGCTTGCTGGCAGTGGATACTCTCAGCTCGCCATGACATGACACTTCCCTTTATGCAGGAGATGATAACAGCTTGGCAG GAAAGTGTTGCTCGACGCTTGGGCCTGTTCTCACGTCAAATAGATGAAGTAAATCCACTTGCAGCTTACGAAGGCTGTAATCTTGAGCCTAGGGTGCCTCAGGTTGGCCCACATGACATATGGATAAAG TTCATCAGTGAGCGAATAGAAATTGCAAAATACGACAGTGATGCCCAGGTGGCCATGTTTGCATGCATGTTCCATAGGACACTGCACATGACTGTTGGAAATCCAGATTCCAAGATAAACCGCCACATTGGAGCCATTGGCACACGTTTTCGCCTGCTCTCATGTGCACTGGCCCTAATTCAAG gtgaTACTATTCCCAAGTCCCTTAGCAAGAATGTTCTTCGAGAGCGTATTTACTGTGCCTGCCTTGATTATTTCTGTGCTGCCCGAGGATGTCCCACACAACGACCAGCCTGCCTCCAGGAAGATATCAATGCTCTTCTAAACTTCTGGAATGCTCTTCATGCTGACAAGAAGTATCTGAAGACTAGTGTCATTGGAG ACTTCACCTCTTATCAGTATGGAGGGGgtgcttctctctccccatccatgGCCTCAGACCTGAGATCAACATCAGGAGAGTTTGTTGTTAATAATGCTGGGTGGATCAACACTGTCCCACTCTCGTCGAATACTTCTACACTCTCCAAGAGATCAAATCGCAGCAAAAGAATGGTTAATCCTGATGTCTACGTGAAGGACTATCTCAAGAAGAGGGCACTTATCCTCTCCTTGCTG GCAGTGGAGATTCAGGCCCTGAAGGTATGGCTGCAGCCTCCACAACCCACTGGCCAAGGAGGAGAGGTGACAACGCCACAGGAAGAAGCCCTGGTCAAGTGGTTGTCTGGTGGTTTCAACAGCCAGAAAGCCTGGAGTGGAAACACAAACCTTGCGTGGAGCATTTCACCAGCACTAGCCGTTTATTTGTCTACTAG AATCCATAATGTCCAAGGACTAGATACCGAGATCAGCAACCTTGTCCGTGAAAACCCCATAGCTGTTAGTCACCTTGGGGAAGCTCTCCAGTATTTGGCAACTTCAGAAAACATTCTTTCAGACATCCCAGAG CTAAATTACATGTTGACATGGGCTCCAGTGCCACCTGTCAAGGCACTGGCATATTTCTCAAGGCAGTATCCACCTCACCCCCTAACTGCCCAGTATGCTGTTAGAGTGTTGTCCAATTATCCTGCAGATACCATTCTATTCTACATCCCACAGCTGACACAGTCACTTAGATATGATACT ATGGGTTATGTAGGTGAGTTCATAAAGTATGCAGGCAAGAAATCTCAGCTGCTGTGCCATCAGCTGATCTGGAACATGCAAACTAACAAATTCAGGGATGAAGAAGGACATGAGAAAGATG tggATTTGTTTGAAGTGTTTGAGAATTTGGAGAAGTCCTTGATAAGCCAGTTTGCAGGGACGGCTAAGCAGTTTTATGAGAGGGAGTTTGACTTCTTCGGGAAAGTTACTAACATATCGGCAATCATCAAGCCATATCCAAAAG GTATTGAGAGAAAGAAGGCATGCTTAGAGGCACTCAAGGCAATCAAAGTGGAGCCGGGATGCTACCTGCCCTCAAATCCTGAATCGGTTATCTTGGACATTGATCGAAACAGTGGAACGCCAATGCAGAG TGCTGCCAAAGCTCCATATTTGGCAAGGTTCAAGGTGCGCCGTTGTGGTATCAAAGAGCTGGAGAAGCAAGGAATGGCCGTCAGCTCTGGGCAGGAGGTTGATGTAAACATTGGTCCTGAAGTTTGGCAGGCTGCTATCTTTAAG GTGGGAGATGATGTACGACAGGACATGCTGGCTCTTCAGGTAATCTCCATTTTCAAGAACATCTTCCAGACAGTGGGACTGGACTTGTTCCTCTTCCCATACCGTGTTGTGGCCACCTCTCCTGGG TGTGGTGTGATTGAGTGTGTTCCCAATGCTAAGTCTCGGGACCAGCTGGGCCGAAGTACAGACACTGGGATGTACGAGTATTTCATCAGTGTATATGGGGACGAAAATTCTCACGCTTTCCAACAAGCACGGTCCAACTTTGTAAAGTCCATGGCAGCGTATTCCCTGGTGGGCTTCTTGTTGCAGATCAAGGACAGGCACAATGGCAATATCATGTTGGATACTGCAGGACACATCATTCATATTG ATTTTGGCTTCATGTTTGAAAGTTCACCCGGTGGCAATCTTGGATTTGAACCGGACATCAAGTTGACCCAagagatggtgatgatcatgggcGGAAAAGTAGAAGCGGCACCTTTCCGTTGGTTCGTCGAGCTTTGCATCAAGGGATACTTGGCTGTCAG